The Sorex araneus isolate mSorAra2 chromosome X, mSorAra2.pri, whole genome shotgun sequence DNA segment GCCATCGGGCGCGGGGCCGAGCTCGCAGAGcgcggcgcgcggcgggcggggcagCAGCGCGGCGGTGGCggggcagcggcggcagcagcaggacCGGGCCGGACTCTCGCGGCCTCCCGCGTCCCCTCCCGGCGCGATGCGCGCTCGGGCGCGGCTCTGGCCGCTGCTGGCCGCGCTGGCCGCGTGGCTGGGCGGCGCGCGCGGCGCCATGGACGAGTGCGTGGCCGAGGGCGGCCGGCCGCAGCGCTGCATGCCCGAGTTCGTCAACGCCGCCTTCAACGTGACCGTGGTGGCCACCAACACGTGCGGGAGCCCGCCCGAGGAGTACTGCGTGCAGACGGGGGTCACCGGCGTCACCAAGTCTTGCCACCTGTGCGACGCGGGACAGCCCCACCTGCAGCACGGCGCGGCCTTCCTCACCGACTACAACAACCAGGCCGACTCCACCTGGTGGCAGAGCCAGACCATGCTGGCGGGAGTGCAGTACCCCACGGCCATCAACCTCACGCTGCACCTGGGTAAGCGCTGCCCGagcccccgcgcgcgcccgggACCCCCGGCCCGCGGGGGTCGCGCCGGGGACTCCTCCCGGGCCTGCGGGGGTCACGCGCGGGACCCCCGGCTTGCAGGGGTCACTCGCTGGCCTCCTCCCAGGCCTGCAGGGGTCAcgcgcggcccccccccccccccggc contains these protein-coding regions:
- the LOC129399855 gene encoding laminin subunit gamma-1-like, encoding MRARARLWPLLAALAAWLGGARGAMDECVAEGGRPQRCMPEFVNAAFNVTVVATNTCGSPPEEYCVQTGVTGVTKSCHLCDAGQPHLQHGAAFLTDYNNQADSTWWQSQTMLAGVQYPTAINLTLHLGKRCPSPRARPGPPARGVVPAQASLSCPGPLLALGARQEAAGIS